Proteins co-encoded in one Waddlia chondrophila WSU 86-1044 genomic window:
- a CDS encoding helix-turn-helix domain-containing protein, translating to MIIASCIYSKDWNNLFPAFETPREKYHLALNETSSLTDLVFSSIREKKNPSSEELQILRSPTRLITESKEKIEDHIDKRIALFFQQLIVTYRVPFHFEIGKTQHQAPSTPTLSKVPFNSAHSATIPCLYAYHLDDWKKWEADPQNTPKPAPFVYLKGSDTYNHHNATIGLIKLVNTADIILDGTSQSADKLRIKSIGIIERSARGEIDPREGLKKFLTQAKKILIRQIISPDEKEEYRQILNIYLSRVENAIEQSKDESFFDQLINVKIDHESREASALRTLIYRNRFHIIRESQEMQSVIAKKIHDVAASIIGIGRKPANFDFVMKKKILSLSSSQGKKQLSRYFGVSLEQITHDLQGKRFAAAERKINEEEHKQKFDTLMRDIRTLCRDLVRREMAYRAQVTKDLRNHKRWRQKDLVAEYRKVYADGPMSQPTVSRLENTIKPIERQLAHRLASIFNVDPGFFFPAIFTSVE from the coding sequence ATGATAATAGCTTCTTGTATTTATTCAAAAGATTGGAACAATCTATTCCCTGCTTTCGAAACTCCAAGGGAAAAATACCACTTAGCTTTAAATGAAACGAGTTCTCTTACTGATCTCGTGTTTTCCTCCATAAGGGAGAAGAAAAATCCGAGCTCAGAAGAGCTTCAGATCCTTAGAAGCCCTACAAGGCTCATCACTGAGTCAAAAGAGAAAATCGAAGATCACATCGATAAAAGAATCGCTCTTTTTTTTCAGCAGTTGATTGTCACTTATCGCGTCCCCTTCCACTTTGAAATTGGAAAGACGCAGCACCAAGCCCCTTCTACGCCGACACTTTCCAAAGTTCCCTTTAATTCCGCCCATAGCGCAACGATTCCTTGCCTTTACGCTTATCATCTTGACGATTGGAAGAAATGGGAAGCAGATCCTCAAAACACCCCTAAGCCAGCGCCTTTCGTCTATTTAAAGGGTTCTGACACTTACAATCATCACAACGCAACAATAGGCCTAATCAAACTGGTAAATACCGCTGACATCATCCTGGACGGCACCTCTCAGTCAGCGGATAAATTGCGAATAAAAAGCATCGGCATCATCGAACGTTCAGCTAGAGGAGAAATTGATCCCAGGGAAGGACTCAAAAAATTTTTAACTCAGGCCAAGAAAATTTTAATCAGGCAGATTATAAGCCCCGATGAAAAAGAAGAGTATCGTCAAATTTTGAATATTTACCTTTCAAGGGTAGAAAATGCGATTGAGCAAAGCAAGGACGAAAGCTTCTTCGATCAGTTAATCAATGTGAAGATAGACCATGAAAGTAGAGAAGCATCGGCATTGAGGACTTTAATTTATCGCAATCGTTTCCACATCATCAGAGAATCTCAGGAAATGCAAAGCGTGATCGCAAAGAAAATTCATGACGTGGCGGCTTCCATTATTGGCATCGGCCGAAAGCCGGCAAATTTCGATTTCGTCATGAAGAAAAAAATTCTATCTCTTTCCTCTTCTCAAGGGAAAAAGCAGCTTTCCCGATATTTTGGAGTATCCTTGGAGCAAATCACCCACGATCTTCAGGGAAAACGGTTCGCTGCCGCAGAAAGAAAAATCAATGAAGAAGAGCACAAGCAGAAATTCGACACATTAATGAGAGACATCCGTACCCTATGTCGAGATCTTGTTAGAAGAGAGATGGCGTATCGAGCTCAAGTGACCAAGGATTTAAGGAATCACAAGAGGTGGCGGCAAAAGGATCTTGTCGCCGAATACCGAAAAGTTTATGCAGACGGCCCCATGAGCCAGCCAACCGTTTCACGGCTGGAAAATACCATCAAACCGATCGAAAGGCAGTTGGCTCACCGATTGGCTAGCATCTTCAATGTTGACCCAGGATTTTTCTTCCCTGCAATTTTTACATCTGTAGAATAA
- a CDS encoding FkbM family methyltransferase, whose translation MRSLYTSFLLFILSVLSITNDSNAVESSSGRVIIEKDQHAERLNFLKQKGFDPKIIYDIGAYHGLWSKNIQRVFPNAQFHLFEANASHQDLLRATQMPFYIALLGDSDKAAVFYSNDSTGDSVLREQTKYYQDECCQSKVLPMTTLGSLVKKNNIPLPDLIKMDVQGAEKIILQGSPEVVTHAQVIILETKILEYNEDAPLILEIMNLMQNLGYRALDILELHYLPTGELNEMDVLFIKNGSPLIKSGLLIK comes from the coding sequence ATGAGATCATTGTATACAAGCTTTTTGCTTTTTATCCTTTCAGTCTTATCGATTACAAATGATTCAAATGCTGTGGAAAGCAGCAGCGGAAGAGTGATCATAGAAAAAGATCAGCATGCTGAGCGATTGAATTTTCTTAAGCAAAAAGGCTTTGATCCAAAAATTATTTATGATATTGGAGCTTACCATGGATTGTGGTCAAAGAATATTCAGAGGGTATTTCCCAATGCGCAATTTCATTTATTTGAAGCGAATGCGAGTCACCAAGATTTATTGAGAGCGACCCAAATGCCTTTTTATATCGCCCTGTTAGGAGATAGCGACAAAGCGGCGGTATTTTATTCCAACGACAGTACTGGTGATAGCGTATTGAGAGAGCAAACTAAGTACTATCAAGATGAATGCTGTCAAAGCAAAGTACTTCCGATGACGACATTGGGATCATTGGTAAAGAAAAATAATATCCCCTTACCGGACCTCATTAAGATGGATGTTCAAGGTGCTGAAAAAATAATTTTACAAGGAAGTCCGGAAGTGGTGACTCATGCTCAAGTGATTATACTCGAAACCAAAATACTGGAATATAATGAGGATGCTCCTTTGATCTTAGAGATCATGAATCTGATGCAGAACTTAGGTTATAGAGCTTTGGATATTTTAGAATTACATTATTTGCCGACAGGGGAGCTTAATGAGATGGATGTTCTTTTTATAAAGAATGGATCGCCCTTGATAAAAAGCGGATTGCTCATTAAATGA
- a CDS encoding glycosyltransferase — MRRFIPPLLLVFLVSFAGVFAAPTVCLNMIVKNETDVIERCLQSVLPIIDYWVIVDTGSTDGTQQMIQAFMDKHGVKGELHERPWKNFSHNRNEALQLAKGKSDYIFFIDADEYLMYEPNFKLPHLDKDFYYITVLHSGSSYPKLQFAKSSLNWKWEGVLHEYLGCPGSKTFATLEGVSNVYTTEGARSKDPLKYKKDAAVLEDALKDDPSNCRYVFYLAQSYRDAREYDNALKSYHKRVSMGGWDQEVFYSMLQIASIKEILNYPKEDVLESYFQAFSNRPSRAEPLYRIANYYRRLGDFKRGYQIASIAAGIEKPNDILFVEDWIYNYGADLELSVCAYWIDEFEKSRDVSLKLLDREDLPGNVRDCVKKNLEFANVKLAELSMR, encoded by the coding sequence ATGAGACGTTTTATTCCCCCTCTTTTATTGGTTTTCCTCGTATCTTTTGCGGGAGTTTTTGCAGCTCCAACTGTCTGTTTGAATATGATCGTAAAAAATGAAACCGATGTGATTGAACGGTGCCTTCAATCGGTTTTGCCAATCATTGATTACTGGGTGATTGTCGATACAGGCTCTACTGACGGTACTCAGCAAATGATTCAGGCATTTATGGATAAACATGGCGTTAAAGGAGAACTTCATGAGCGTCCTTGGAAAAATTTTAGCCACAATCGCAACGAGGCCCTGCAGCTTGCCAAAGGGAAAAGCGACTATATCTTTTTTATCGATGCTGATGAATACTTGATGTATGAGCCGAACTTCAAACTTCCTCATTTAGATAAAGATTTCTATTACATCACTGTATTGCACTCAGGATCTTCTTATCCTAAGCTTCAATTCGCGAAATCTTCTTTAAACTGGAAGTGGGAAGGGGTGCTTCATGAATATTTAGGCTGTCCGGGATCAAAGACGTTTGCTACGTTGGAAGGGGTGAGCAACGTTTACACGACCGAAGGAGCGCGCAGTAAAGATCCACTAAAATATAAAAAAGATGCAGCGGTTTTGGAAGACGCATTGAAAGATGATCCAAGCAATTGCCGGTATGTGTTTTATTTAGCTCAAAGCTATAGAGATGCGCGTGAATATGACAATGCTCTTAAGTCTTATCATAAAAGAGTTTCGATGGGAGGATGGGATCAGGAAGTTTTTTACTCCATGTTGCAGATTGCCTCTATTAAAGAAATTCTCAACTATCCTAAAGAAGACGTTCTTGAAAGCTATTTTCAAGCATTTTCCAACCGTCCATCAAGGGCAGAGCCGTTGTATCGCATTGCAAATTATTATCGTAGATTAGGTGATTTTAAGCGCGGGTATCAGATTGCATCAATTGCCGCAGGGATTGAAAAGCCGAACGATATCTTGTTTGTCGAAGATTGGATCTATAATTACGGTGCTGATCTCGAACTGTCTGTTTGCGCTTATTGGATCGATGAGTTTGAAAAGTCGCGCGATGTTTCGTTAAAACTTCTTGATAGAGAAGATCTTCCCGGCAATGTTAGAGATTGCGTGAAGAAGAACTTAGAGTTTGCAAATGTTAAGTTAGCTGAATTGTCGATGCGGTAA
- a CDS encoding FKBP-type peptidyl-prolyl cis-trans isomerase yields the protein MKNALCVSRLEELEDNVFSEETPPFKNLREVLNFPHLNVLDYICQRNHAKKARLLQPNLGYSTIQEEYQELIKNIRLSPEPLRSEHPRFIFGYFKDDPASLVLIEKLKESQKEIQKQLQTESFLKDCVRAFAGIDIIIDQDDSLAKALTAISKDQWNHLVSKRLCYTLMEEGYSLDDQQAFLEGFRETNATRELLDFRCAWPHFSENLQRALNNLKEANLFFSRLRNQAHLKELIPNSLFIESSENEADQKNDRASKVLLDYVVYNPKEEVLREVKGEAVLLSDTIPGFSQGVRQMRVGETARLYIHPSLAYGVETVSEQGIYLIADVTLRKVEEFLKDSAPLPIPKNLSYFLDPDWLSQSMEKRRLAMKDRGKELRCFFKKSPLLNMEEIESQMRMHLSDVSREVRITEREKELLNRLYWSICTKN from the coding sequence TTGAAAAATGCATTATGCGTTAGCCGCCTTGAAGAGCTTGAAGACAACGTTTTTTCCGAAGAAACGCCTCCTTTCAAAAACCTTCGAGAAGTTCTGAATTTTCCTCATCTAAATGTTCTAGACTACATTTGTCAGAGAAATCATGCGAAAAAAGCCCGTCTGCTTCAACCTAATCTAGGATACTCAACGATTCAGGAAGAATATCAGGAATTGATCAAAAATATTCGCCTTTCTCCTGAACCGCTGCGTTCAGAACATCCACGGTTTATATTTGGCTATTTTAAGGATGATCCGGCTTCTCTTGTTCTTATCGAAAAACTGAAGGAATCGCAAAAAGAGATCCAAAAACAATTGCAAACGGAATCTTTTTTAAAAGATTGTGTGAGAGCTTTTGCCGGTATCGATATCATCATTGATCAGGATGACTCTTTAGCAAAAGCGCTAACAGCCATCTCAAAAGATCAGTGGAATCATTTAGTCTCTAAAAGACTGTGTTACACATTAATGGAAGAGGGATACTCTCTTGATGACCAACAAGCATTTCTTGAAGGGTTTAGAGAGACAAATGCTACTCGGGAGCTTTTAGATTTCCGTTGTGCCTGGCCGCATTTTTCTGAAAATCTTCAGAGAGCTTTGAACAATCTAAAGGAAGCGAACTTGTTTTTTTCTAGGTTGAGAAATCAAGCGCATCTCAAGGAGCTGATCCCCAATTCTTTGTTTATTGAATCATCAGAAAATGAGGCAGATCAAAAAAATGATCGTGCTTCGAAAGTTTTACTTGATTATGTGGTCTATAACCCCAAAGAAGAAGTCTTAAGAGAAGTAAAAGGCGAAGCTGTTTTGCTTTCAGACACCATTCCCGGTTTTTCTCAAGGAGTCAGGCAAATGAGAGTTGGAGAGACGGCACGTCTCTATATTCATCCCTCTCTTGCGTATGGTGTTGAAACTGTCTCTGAACAGGGCATTTATCTTATCGCCGATGTGACTCTTAGAAAGGTTGAAGAATTTTTAAAAGACTCTGCTCCTCTTCCTATTCCGAAAAATTTATCCTATTTTTTAGATCCTGATTGGCTGTCTCAATCAATGGAAAAACGTCGGTTAGCCATGAAAGATCGTGGAAAAGAACTTCGATGCTTTTTTAAAAAATCCCCTCTTCTCAATATGGAAGAGATTGAATCGCAAATGCGCATGCATTTATCCGATGTCTCAAGAGAGGTTCGCATCACAGAAAGAGAAAAAGAGCTGTTAAACCGGCTTTATTGGAGTATCTGCACGAAAAATTAA
- a CDS encoding NAD(P)H-hydrate dehydratase produces the protein MKVISSKQMAYLESQAYRNGSTEEEFMENAGKGIAIETDAFIEERHLPSEVILFCGKGNNAGDAYVAGVYLLSWGYAVSAVQISPLENASPLCRQNANRFKKSGGMIHDINHPEEIKFPQFGVILDGVFGTGFHGTAKEPYSSAIKSANSSHLPIIAIDIPSGLNGDTGIVEGNAICAAETIFLGLPKSGFFLQDGWNYVGKLRHVDFGLPHNYIEESDASMVLLTKQDLKHSLPPILNSRHKYQAGYVVGLTGSPGMPGAGILACHAALRSGAGIVKMLHPAGMEKELAACPCEVIKTGYEIGNATPAIDLLNSATAGFIGPGIGKSLETRHLLKEIFPKLRKPCAIDADALTIIGEDGLHPPEGAILTPHAGEMIRLMAQSSPSPHSLEFLESCQKYCESHRVTLVLKGGPTFIFHPHEPIHVNVHGDPGMATAGSGDVLTGVIAALLAQGLSSFEAAKLGVFLHGTAGEYAADEKTSYSLIASDLISTLPEAFHYLMED, from the coding sequence ATGAAAGTCATTTCTTCGAAACAGATGGCATATCTGGAGTCGCAAGCTTACCGAAACGGCTCAACAGAAGAAGAATTTATGGAAAACGCCGGCAAAGGAATTGCCATTGAAACGGACGCTTTTATTGAAGAGCGCCATCTGCCTTCAGAAGTGATCCTTTTTTGCGGAAAAGGAAACAATGCAGGGGATGCCTATGTTGCCGGAGTGTATCTGTTATCCTGGGGATATGCAGTTTCTGCCGTTCAAATCTCCCCGTTAGAAAATGCCAGCCCCTTATGCCGGCAAAATGCTAACCGTTTCAAAAAAAGCGGTGGAATGATTCATGATATCAACCATCCCGAAGAAATCAAATTTCCTCAGTTTGGAGTGATCCTGGATGGAGTGTTCGGCACAGGATTCCACGGCACAGCAAAAGAACCTTATAGCTCAGCCATCAAATCAGCAAACAGCAGTCATTTGCCGATCATCGCCATCGACATTCCCTCAGGATTGAATGGAGATACAGGCATTGTTGAAGGAAACGCAATATGCGCTGCTGAAACAATTTTTCTAGGACTTCCAAAATCTGGATTCTTTTTACAAGACGGATGGAATTATGTAGGCAAGCTGCGGCATGTAGATTTTGGACTTCCTCACAACTACATCGAGGAATCGGATGCAAGCATGGTCTTGCTGACAAAGCAAGACCTTAAACATTCATTACCTCCAATTCTTAATTCAAGACATAAATACCAAGCCGGCTATGTGGTCGGATTGACAGGATCACCCGGGATGCCCGGAGCTGGAATTTTAGCCTGCCACGCTGCTTTGAGATCCGGTGCAGGAATCGTGAAAATGCTCCACCCCGCTGGAATGGAAAAAGAATTGGCAGCCTGCCCTTGCGAAGTGATTAAAACAGGCTATGAAATCGGCAATGCAACACCTGCAATCGATCTCCTAAATTCAGCGACCGCAGGATTTATTGGTCCAGGAATCGGCAAGTCTTTAGAAACACGGCACCTACTGAAAGAAATTTTTCCAAAACTCAGAAAGCCTTGCGCCATCGATGCAGACGCGTTGACAATTATTGGAGAAGATGGTTTGCATCCGCCTGAAGGAGCGATATTAACCCCTCATGCCGGAGAGATGATCCGTTTGATGGCTCAATCATCTCCTTCCCCTCACAGCTTAGAGTTTTTAGAGTCTTGCCAAAAATATTGTGAAAGCCACCGTGTCACACTTGTGTTAAAAGGCGGGCCAACATTTATCTTCCACCCTCACGAACCCATCCACGTCAATGTTCATGGAGATCCTGGAATGGCAACCGCGGGAAGCGGAGATGTGCTCACAGGGGTGATCGCCGCTCTGTTAGCTCAAGGGCTTTCTTCTTTTGAAGCTGCGAAATTAGGCGTGTTTCTTCATGGAACCGCAGGCGAATACGCTGCAGATGAAAAAACATCCTACAGCCTGATTGCCAGCGATCTCATCTCTACACTGCCAGAGGCATTCCACTACTTAATGGAGGATTAA
- a CDS encoding glycosyltransferase, with the protein MKILIISTYFPPQNSIASLRPYSWAKYWTKEGHTVTVLTTQKQENPQVMLHLPNPGYEAIEIPLPTLLLKVKNRHKNSQSSSFSGKILQSLRENTGIFKTCRMPDLTDLWVRPACAAACEKGPWDLVISTAGPYTTHLVAHRLKKKKLAKRWVADYRDAWSHNHIYPGLFPFNIIEKRMESYLLKQADLVTTVSNPLAKDLKNRFELDKVEVVANGLDVEDLDHIPKDPIFINDGKFRIAYTGSIYKGKQDPSPLFQSIKSLSENPQTKNLLDNLEVIFAGPNQEHLEKQIRQMEISTWVKSIGFISREDSLRMQRDAHALLFLPWNDTKKDGILTGKIFEYLFSKTPIICIGKKQLEASQLLALEAKAGQCLYEVDEISTYLLEQLKEVKKEMPATNFTFLRQYTRESLAKQLIGLIESYVI; encoded by the coding sequence ATGAAAATTCTAATCATTTCCACTTATTTTCCCCCTCAGAACTCAATTGCCTCGCTACGTCCCTACTCCTGGGCAAAATATTGGACAAAAGAGGGGCATACAGTCACTGTACTCACCACGCAAAAACAAGAAAATCCACAAGTGATGCTCCACCTTCCCAACCCCGGCTACGAAGCAATAGAAATTCCTCTCCCTACCCTTTTATTGAAAGTAAAAAATCGACATAAAAACAGTCAGTCTTCTTCCTTTTCCGGAAAAATTTTGCAGAGCTTGCGTGAAAACACAGGGATTTTCAAAACCTGCCGCATGCCGGATCTCACAGATCTCTGGGTTCGACCAGCTTGCGCAGCAGCTTGTGAAAAGGGACCTTGGGACCTTGTGATTAGCACCGCCGGACCTTATACAACCCACTTGGTCGCGCATCGTTTGAAAAAAAAGAAGCTTGCAAAGCGATGGGTTGCGGACTATCGGGATGCGTGGAGCCATAACCACATCTACCCTGGCTTATTTCCCTTCAATATCATTGAAAAACGGATGGAAAGCTACTTATTAAAACAGGCGGATCTAGTCACAACTGTCAGCAACCCTCTGGCAAAAGATCTAAAAAATAGATTTGAACTAGACAAGGTCGAAGTGGTCGCCAATGGTCTTGATGTCGAAGACCTCGATCACATCCCTAAAGATCCCATCTTTATCAACGATGGAAAATTCAGAATTGCCTACACAGGCTCCATTTATAAGGGAAAGCAAGACCCTTCCCCACTTTTTCAATCAATCAAGTCCCTTTCTGAAAATCCTCAAACAAAAAATCTTCTAGATAACCTCGAAGTGATCTTTGCCGGTCCTAATCAGGAGCATCTTGAAAAGCAGATCAGACAAATGGAGATCTCCACTTGGGTAAAATCGATCGGTTTCATCAGCAGAGAAGATTCCTTAAGAATGCAAAGAGATGCTCATGCTCTCCTTTTTCTTCCCTGGAATGATACTAAGAAAGATGGAATATTGACTGGAAAAATTTTTGAATATCTGTTTTCCAAAACACCGATCATCTGCATCGGCAAAAAACAACTGGAAGCCTCGCAACTGCTTGCCCTTGAAGCAAAGGCAGGGCAATGCCTTTATGAAGTTGATGAGATCTCTACTTATCTCTTAGAACAATTGAAAGAAGTAAAAAAAGAAATGCCCGCCACAAACTTCACTTTTCTCAGACAGTACACCAGGGAATCCCTGGCCAAGCAATTAATAGGTTTAATCGAATCCTATGTTATTTAA
- a CDS encoding glycosyltransferase has translation MLFKLKKKQPERQRVSVIIISYNNESQVAKCLDALRQQTVSPHQMILVDTGSKDRSYLEKYREECYVIEAEPHCGFCVGNNLGYLAVDPEADAVLFLNPDAFLFPDFLENGARYLSHHTDVGAITGLTLGYDFEMKKPTGFVDTTGIFSTWYGKWYDRGQGSIYEPVNSPGHGDIPAICGAVFLGRKKALDQTRINREVMDSRYFMYKEDIDLSLRLLKKKWKLRYVPELKAYHCRGWKKNRKEMPRQYRLYSARNELRVNWGRKHLIGSLYSLTKYLTVKVFNC, from the coding sequence ATGTTATTTAAGTTAAAGAAAAAACAACCTGAGCGTCAACGAGTTTCCGTTATCATCATTTCGTATAATAATGAATCTCAAGTTGCAAAATGTTTAGATGCGCTCCGCCAGCAAACTGTTTCTCCTCATCAAATGATTTTAGTCGATACAGGATCGAAAGACCGCAGTTATCTAGAGAAATACAGGGAGGAGTGCTATGTGATCGAAGCGGAACCTCATTGCGGTTTCTGCGTCGGCAACAATTTAGGATACCTTGCTGTTGATCCGGAAGCTGATGCCGTACTTTTTCTCAATCCCGATGCCTTTCTCTTTCCCGATTTTCTGGAAAACGGCGCACGCTATCTTTCCCACCACACTGACGTCGGCGCGATCACAGGGCTGACCTTGGGGTATGACTTCGAGATGAAAAAACCTACAGGGTTCGTTGATACAACGGGAATCTTTTCCACTTGGTACGGAAAATGGTATGATAGAGGACAAGGAAGCATATATGAACCCGTCAACTCTCCTGGACATGGCGACATCCCCGCTATCTGTGGAGCAGTTTTTCTCGGCAGAAAAAAGGCTCTTGACCAAACGAGAATAAATCGTGAAGTCATGGACAGCCGTTATTTTATGTATAAGGAAGATATTGACCTTTCGCTTAGATTGTTGAAAAAGAAATGGAAGCTGCGATATGTCCCAGAACTTAAAGCCTATCACTGCCGAGGCTGGAAAAAGAACCGGAAAGAAATGCCTCGCCAATACAGGCTCTATTCAGCCCGAAATGAACTGCGCGTCAACTGGGGACGGAAGCACCTGATCGGAAGTCTCTACTCACTCACTAAATATTTGACCGTAAAGGTTTTCAATTGCTAA
- a CDS encoding NAD(P)H-dependent glycerol-3-phosphate dehydrogenase yields MKIGYLGAGAWGFALASLLASKKYEVVSWTISEELADRLNRSEEHPMLPGSKKFPNQRLTTDLQDAVQGADLIVESVTSAGIRPVFEQLKKVELPSCPIVITSKGIEQDTGLILSDVISEVLGEGVRCRIGAISGPSYAAEVVKGQPTSVTGSAYDPAVMETVCKAFNTEAFRVYPNHDMRGVALGGALKNVIAIACGVAEGLNLGYSARAALMTRGLHEIRKLAVSMGANSETLYGLSGMGDLTVTCSAMTSRNFKFGYLLSQGKGVKDAKKEIGMAVEGAYTCVSALQLSKKLNVPMPISECVYQVVFEGLPPKEAVVQLMKREIKQEHL; encoded by the coding sequence ATGAAAATAGGTTACTTAGGCGCCGGAGCTTGGGGATTTGCACTCGCATCGCTTTTAGCTTCAAAAAAATACGAAGTCGTTTCATGGACAATTTCTGAAGAGCTGGCAGACCGCCTCAATCGATCCGAGGAACACCCTATGCTGCCCGGATCAAAAAAATTTCCCAACCAACGCCTCACAACAGATCTTCAAGACGCTGTACAGGGAGCAGATCTGATTGTCGAATCCGTGACTTCTGCCGGCATCCGTCCGGTCTTTGAACAGTTAAAAAAAGTTGAGCTCCCTTCTTGCCCCATCGTGATCACGTCGAAGGGAATTGAGCAGGATACAGGACTGATTTTATCGGATGTGATCTCTGAGGTTTTAGGAGAAGGGGTTCGTTGCCGCATCGGTGCGATCAGCGGCCCCAGCTACGCAGCAGAAGTGGTCAAGGGGCAGCCGACTTCCGTTACAGGATCGGCATACGACCCCGCTGTTATGGAAACCGTATGCAAAGCATTCAACACCGAGGCATTCCGCGTTTATCCGAATCATGACATGAGAGGGGTTGCTCTTGGAGGTGCACTAAAAAATGTCATTGCGATTGCATGCGGCGTAGCGGAAGGGCTTAACCTTGGATACAGCGCTCGGGCAGCATTGATGACCCGCGGCCTGCACGAGATCAGAAAATTGGCCGTTTCCATGGGAGCAAATTCTGAAACGCTTTACGGACTTTCCGGCATGGGAGACCTTACAGTGACTTGCAGTGCCATGACGTCGCGCAATTTTAAATTTGGCTACCTTCTTTCTCAGGGAAAAGGGGTGAAGGATGCCAAGAAAGAGATTGGAATGGCAGTAGAGGGGGCCTACACGTGCGTTTCTGCTTTGCAGCTCAGCAAAAAACTCAATGTTCCCATGCCCATTTCCGAATGCGTCTACCAGGTGGTTTTTGAAGGATTACCCCCCAAAGAAGCTGTTGTTCAACTCATGAAACGAGAGATTAAGCAAGAGCATCTTTAG
- a CDS encoding IS3 family transposase (programmed frameshift), protein MKKRFSEEQIINVLNEVKAGLKVEEACRKYGISNATYYNWKAKFDGMVASDAKKLRSLEAENNKLKRLVAEQALDIVALKDVVSRKLVTPRAKKACVQILVKQHKRSERRACQLVGVHRSVVRYSSRKQDETALITKIKQIAYEKRRFGYRRIHMILKREGVKVNHKKVYRIYRACGLKVLKRGGRKRAIGSRRAQDKPFARNQQWALDFVHDALANGRRIRLLTVIDTYTRECLRIFVDTSINGRKVTEILSEIMVANGKPKVVLSDNGTEFTSNTVLKWSSDQGIDWQYIEPGKPYQNGNIESFNGKLRDECLNENWFLNLSDARRIVGKWANEYNLYRPHSALGGLTPHELASQLSECLNSSEKMLQLTGTSS, encoded by the exons ATGAAAAAAAGATTTTCGGAAGAACAAATAATAAATGTTCTCAATGAAGTAAAAGCAGGTCTTAAAGTCGAAGAAGCCTGTCGCAAATACGGAATTTCAAATGCTACTTACTACAACTGGAAAGCTAAATTTGACGGTATGGTTGCTTCAGATGCAAAAAAGCTTCGCTCTCTTGAAGCAGAAAACAACAAGCTAAAGCGATTGGTTGCTGAGCAAGCTCTCGACATCGTAGCTTTGAAGGATGTTGTTTCGCGAAAGT TGGTAACCCCGCGAGCCAAGAAGGCATGCGTGCAAATTCTTGTAAAACAACACAAGAGAAGTGAGCGGCGCGCATGTCAGCTTGTTGGGGTTCATCGATCGGTTGTACGATACAGCTCAAGAAAACAAGATGAAACCGCTCTTATAACCAAGATAAAACAAATCGCTTACGAGAAACGGCGGTTTGGATATCGTCGCATACATATGATACTCAAACGCGAAGGCGTGAAAGTCAATCATAAAAAGGTGTACCGTATTTACCGTGCCTGTGGATTAAAGGTCCTGAAGAGAGGGGGAAGAAAACGCGCTATTGGCTCAAGAAGAGCTCAAGATAAACCTTTCGCTCGCAATCAACAGTGGGCTCTTGATTTTGTCCATGATGCTCTAGCTAATGGCAGGAGAATCAGGCTCCTGACTGTGATTGATACCTACACCAGAGAATGCCTTCGGATATTTGTGGACACATCTATAAATGGGAGGAAGGTAACAGAGATATTAAGCGAAATTATGGTTGCAAATGGAAAGCCAAAGGTAGTCCTTAGTGATAACGGAACAGAGTTTACCTCGAATACCGTGCTAAAATGGTCGTCTGATCAGGGAATAGATTGGCAATACATAGAGCCAGGGAAACCATATCAAAATGGTAACATAGAGAGTTTTAACGGCAAGCTTCGAGATGAATGTTTGAATGAAAATTGGTTTTTAAATTTATCAGATGCAAGGAGAATTGTCGGAAAGTGGGCTAATGAATACAATTTATATCGTCCACATAGTGCACTTGGAGGACTGACGCCTCACGAGCTGGCTAGCCAGCTCAGTGAGTGTTTGAACTCTAGTGAAAAAATGCTACAGTTAACAGGAACCTCTAGTTGA